The following proteins are co-located in the Dyadobacter chenwenxiniae genome:
- a CDS encoding response regulator encodes MSNSHLVFLVDDDADYRFLVGQVFKFFLPQHQVQFFADGSELADSLDLPEDQDPVLPRVILLDIDMPKLNGFQTLLRLKDHDHWQTVPVIMMTNRDQAEFREESFRLKASGFTLKPMDIQEIKAVMTEICEHAGDFTALYPQ; translated from the coding sequence ATGTCAAACTCACACTTGGTCTTTTTGGTAGATGACGATGCGGATTACCGCTTTCTTGTTGGGCAGGTCTTTAAATTTTTCTTACCGCAGCATCAGGTGCAGTTCTTTGCCGATGGTTCTGAACTTGCTGATAGTCTAGATTTGCCAGAGGATCAAGATCCGGTTTTGCCCCGGGTTATTTTACTGGACATTGATATGCCAAAGCTAAACGGCTTTCAGACACTGTTAAGATTAAAGGATCATGATCACTGGCAGACTGTGCCTGTAATCATGATGACCAACCGCGATCAGGCAGAATTTCGCGAGGAGAGCTTCCGTTTGAAAGCAAGCGGATTCACTCTAAAGCCAATGGATATACAAGAAATCAAAGCTGTAATGACTGAAATTTGCGAACATGCAGGCGATTTTACGGCATTATATCCGCAATAA
- a CDS encoding L,D-transpeptidase family protein, whose protein sequence is MISIHSVSRICASFVFAIMVMLLASCQTREEKQRPAVAKRDTTIKVENSFTKLFIDTTTLARFVKERSTNDSLVNKIQNFYNRRNYQFSWFFPDGMAEFVHTFLSLQNDYIYVSGDSSLYDPLLMANIDSLELRKRIIPTDPLVVNTELALTEHFFRYTQKAYSGDRSINIQELDWFIPRKKVNPAEFLDSLLKNKGENLASYEPVNTQYNLLKEQLKIYHPLVNEDWTALHSAKTLRLGDSSTTISEIKRRLALLKDLEPGDSTNIFDSTLLNGARSFQTRMGLKTSGEIGAAFLKELNVPVRERIRQMLINMERIRWVPAAPATDYILVNIPEFKLHMYEKGKLAFSMNAVVGSQVHSTVIFSGKLNQIVFSPYWNVPASILKNEILPGIKRNKNYLARHNMEWNGNSVRQKPGKSNSLGLVKFLFPNSYNIYLHDTPSKNLFAESQRAFSHGCIRLSEPKKLAEFLLRRDSTWTTSKITAAMNSGKEKYVRLRGSNEIPVFIGYFTAWVDHTGKLNFRKDIYGHDQKMAERLFASLE, encoded by the coding sequence GTGATTTCAATACATTCGGTAAGTCGTATATGCGCTTCATTCGTTTTTGCGATTATGGTTATGCTGCTGGCTTCTTGTCAGACAAGGGAGGAGAAACAGCGGCCCGCAGTTGCGAAAAGAGATACCACAATCAAGGTCGAAAATTCTTTTACCAAACTTTTTATTGACACAACGACATTGGCCCGCTTTGTGAAGGAGCGTAGCACGAACGATAGCCTTGTCAATAAAATACAGAACTTTTATAACCGGCGAAACTACCAGTTCTCCTGGTTTTTCCCTGATGGGATGGCCGAGTTTGTGCACACATTTCTGAGTCTGCAAAATGACTACATCTATGTTTCCGGTGACAGTTCGCTCTACGACCCATTGCTTATGGCTAACATTGATTCTCTCGAACTGCGGAAGCGTATTATCCCGACAGATCCGCTTGTAGTTAACACAGAACTGGCATTGACGGAACATTTTTTCAGGTATACCCAGAAAGCATATTCGGGCGACAGAAGCATTAACATTCAGGAACTTGACTGGTTTATTCCTCGCAAAAAGGTCAATCCAGCCGAATTTTTGGATTCCTTGCTAAAAAACAAAGGAGAAAATCTGGCCTCCTACGAGCCCGTGAATACGCAGTATAATCTGCTCAAAGAGCAACTCAAAATTTATCATCCGCTTGTGAACGAAGACTGGACGGCCTTGCATTCAGCGAAAACGCTACGGTTAGGCGATTCATCCACAACAATTTCCGAGATTAAAAGACGCCTGGCACTGCTTAAAGACCTGGAACCGGGCGATTCAACCAATATTTTCGATTCCACGCTTTTGAATGGCGCACGATCGTTTCAAACCCGAATGGGGTTAAAAACATCCGGGGAGATTGGCGCGGCGTTTTTGAAAGAACTTAATGTGCCCGTGCGCGAAAGAATCCGGCAAATGCTTATCAATATGGAACGGATACGTTGGGTTCCGGCAGCTCCCGCAACAGATTATATACTGGTAAACATTCCCGAATTCAAGCTGCATATGTATGAAAAAGGAAAGCTTGCATTCAGTATGAATGCCGTGGTGGGCTCACAGGTTCACAGCACTGTGATCTTTTCCGGGAAGTTGAATCAGATTGTATTCAGTCCGTATTGGAATGTGCCAGCGAGCATCCTGAAAAACGAAATTTTGCCCGGGATCAAACGAAACAAAAACTACCTGGCCCGGCATAATATGGAATGGAATGGCAATAGCGTGCGCCAAAAACCTGGTAAGTCCAATTCGTTAGGGCTGGTGAAGTTCCTGTTTCCCAACAGTTACAACATTTATCTGCATGATACTCCGTCGAAAAATCTGTTTGCTGAATCGCAGCGTGCATTCAGTCATGGATGTATTCGACTGTCTGAGCCGAAGAAACTAGCCGAATTTTTGCTTCGCAGGGATTCAACCTGGACGACCAGCAAAATAACCGCTGCCATGAATAGCGGTAAAGAAAAATACGTGCGGCTCCGTGGCAGCAACGAAATACCCGTCTTCATTGGTTACTTTACCGCCTGGGTGGATCATACAGGCAAACTTAATTTCCGAAAGGATATTTATGGGCATGATCAAAAAATGGCTGAAAGGCTTTTCGCGTCACTGGAATAG
- a CDS encoding PAS domain S-box protein → MSKKQSKEQETANQIPATPAPQKQTLVVGIGASAGGVEALTEFFEQVTADSGLAYVVILHLSPDYDSQLTEVLSQVASIPVTRVTEKVLIQPDNVYVVPPNQHLQMLNDHITVSPNILVEERRAPVDIFFRSLAESHGPMSVGVILSGTGANGSMGLKRIKENGGAVFVQNPREAVFNEMPRQAIATNLVDDILSVNQIPAKLVSYRDSLGKVSIGEEADMRPEDQQQALREIFTHLRLRTGHDFSNYKRPTLMRRFERRINVRNLVDLPSYAAFLHDHPEETQALLKDLLISVTNFFRDNKPFLALEQEILPILARDQGADGVVRIWVAGCATGEEAYSLAMLMAELTMDMIDAPKVQIFATDIDEAAITIAREGRYTLNDAADISPERLRRFLVPDGDEFKIRQEIREMVLFAHHNVLKDPPFSRIDLITCRNLLIYFNSVAQERVMETFHFALKPGGYLLLGLSETTDGAGDLFASVSRENHIYQSRPVLVRAYPVPESTISIPSGRKLAQDTPMPKDSRSLPSRLNFGDLHQQLLEQYAPPSIIVNEDYDILHLSERAGMYLHIAGGEPSKNLLKLIRPELRIELRTAFYQAVQQKSNVQAPNLQVRIDDRIETLTLHVRPVLDDESSGRSNPAQGFLLVIFETTGQHTGPTTSVLASKEPVARQLEEELVRIKAQLRTSNEQHETQAEELKASNEELQAMNEELRSAAEELETSKEELQSINEELSTVNQELKVKVEEISMTRSNLQNLINSTDLATLFLDRSLRVNLFTPAARNIFNLIPSDSGRPLTDITNRLADAELVRDAEAVLEKLQPVEREVETVDGQLFLMRVLPYRTAEDRINGVVLTFVDISRRRAAEEAVRQSEERMRLVFESARDYAILTLDLEGRVASWSPGAQMVMGYPEDKILGRPGDILFTPQDRQNRVPEFEQQTARELGYAENERWHVRKDGTRFWGSGSISPLKDGHGKLLGYVKIMRDLTERRAAEEAQSFLAAIVESSQDAIMTVNFEGVITSWNQAAHDLYGYPASDAIGQPLTMLTLPEDLDQLLKDTEKIKVYQKVEIFDSVRVNKDGREMILEVIMSPVKDTSGQVIGISTIARDVTIRKQAEDAQAFKNLTLQQQTELLALTGSWEYDRATSEFIWSEGMYQLFNLPLGHPVHTDIYLDFTVNADKEAAQQFTNWLTGGTEAIEQVLRINTENTVKYLKIRGLALPDESGALVKALGIDWDITEQVLAQEQIRQSEAQLRTLVENTPDVITRWDADLRLLFANSAFIGKSGQSLEDLLGRTNKQMGQPDHIAGPYMDKLRQTFDTGKSQEHYHSLPMPSGQFDYYSRMVPERGPDGSVQSVLAIARDITELQRAQQQTRQMAENLQAVLDASPACIGLLKAVRAQEDSGTVTGFHLAVGNQKLAEFFDEPLGELLGKPAQHFETLLWGHQTLEFLMQVYHNDNPRYDEKHIIVDGQERWLAVAISRQDDGVVLTGLDITGLKEAQSQQQYWLGQLEDARQSTQTVAQLRDALKERGELLRSASHDLRGQVGVITSAAQLLGMSGSETDNNVLIQMIQRNTRQMTQLMSSLLDFARLEAAQEVVYISTFDVAVLLRELAQNTQPFATERGLWLKTEELASLEVKSDPVQIRRIAQNLLLNALKYTTVGGVTITCERLTNLPGWCFRVTDTGPGLPARLLSRLKGEPQQEEEDEILVATGRSGGEGIGLAIVTRLCTLLGGELIVDSRPGEGTWFEIRFNEPQANE, encoded by the coding sequence GTGAGCAAGAAACAGTCTAAAGAACAAGAAACAGCCAACCAGATCCCAGCTACCCCGGCGCCGCAAAAGCAGACACTTGTTGTCGGCATAGGAGCTTCGGCTGGCGGGGTGGAGGCATTGACCGAGTTCTTCGAACAGGTTACTGCGGATTCCGGCCTGGCCTATGTGGTCATTTTGCACTTGTCACCCGACTATGATAGCCAATTAACGGAAGTACTTTCTCAGGTGGCGTCCATCCCCGTCACCAGGGTCACTGAAAAGGTTCTCATACAGCCTGACAACGTGTATGTTGTGCCTCCCAATCAGCATTTGCAAATGCTGAATGACCATATCACGGTTTCGCCAAACATTCTTGTGGAAGAACGCCGCGCGCCCGTAGATATTTTCTTTCGTTCCCTTGCAGAATCGCATGGGCCGATGTCCGTTGGGGTGATCCTGTCGGGAACCGGCGCAAACGGATCGATGGGTCTAAAACGGATCAAGGAGAACGGGGGGGCAGTTTTCGTACAAAACCCGCGTGAGGCAGTCTTTAATGAAATGCCAAGGCAAGCCATTGCAACCAACCTGGTTGACGACATACTCTCAGTGAACCAGATCCCGGCCAAGCTTGTATCTTACCGTGACAGCTTGGGAAAGGTATCGATCGGCGAAGAAGCTGATATGCGCCCCGAAGATCAGCAGCAGGCGCTACGCGAAATATTCACTCATTTGCGTCTGCGGACCGGTCACGATTTTTCCAATTACAAAAGGCCGACATTAATGCGCCGTTTTGAGCGGCGTATTAATGTCCGTAATCTTGTTGATCTTCCCTCGTATGCAGCCTTTTTGCATGATCACCCCGAGGAAACCCAGGCGCTGCTGAAAGACTTGCTGATTTCGGTCACCAATTTCTTTCGCGACAATAAGCCATTTCTGGCACTGGAGCAGGAGATACTTCCAATACTCGCCCGCGATCAAGGCGCCGATGGCGTTGTTCGTATCTGGGTAGCGGGCTGCGCAACAGGCGAGGAAGCCTACTCGCTAGCCATGTTGATGGCGGAACTGACAATGGATATGATCGATGCGCCAAAGGTGCAAATATTTGCCACCGATATAGATGAGGCGGCCATTACTATTGCGCGCGAAGGCCGTTATACGCTCAATGATGCTGCCGACATTTCCCCTGAGCGCCTTCGCCGGTTTTTGGTGCCAGACGGTGATGAGTTTAAGATCCGTCAAGAGATCCGCGAGATGGTGCTTTTTGCCCATCACAATGTGCTGAAAGATCCGCCCTTTTCGAGAATTGATTTGATAACATGCCGTAATCTTTTGATTTACTTTAACAGCGTGGCTCAGGAGCGGGTGATGGAAACATTCCATTTCGCCTTAAAGCCGGGCGGCTACCTGCTGCTGGGACTTTCAGAGACGACCGATGGGGCTGGCGATTTGTTTGCCAGTGTCAGCCGTGAAAACCACATTTACCAGAGCCGACCTGTTTTGGTGCGCGCATACCCGGTGCCTGAAAGTACCATATCGATACCTTCCGGGAGAAAACTGGCGCAGGATACGCCCATGCCCAAAGATAGCCGGTCGTTGCCGAGCCGTCTCAACTTCGGGGATCTGCACCAGCAGCTCTTAGAGCAGTATGCTCCGCCATCTATCATTGTCAATGAGGACTACGACATTCTGCACCTGTCCGAGCGTGCAGGCATGTATCTGCATATTGCGGGCGGCGAGCCTTCGAAAAACCTGCTTAAACTGATCCGCCCCGAGCTGCGTATTGAGCTCAGAACTGCCTTTTACCAGGCTGTACAGCAAAAATCTAATGTCCAGGCGCCTAACCTCCAAGTCAGGATAGACGACAGGATTGAGACGCTGACGCTGCATGTACGCCCTGTCCTGGATGATGAAAGCAGTGGCAGAAGCAACCCTGCCCAGGGTTTTTTACTGGTCATTTTCGAAACAACAGGTCAACACACCGGCCCCACAACAAGTGTATTGGCTTCCAAGGAGCCTGTGGCCCGCCAACTCGAAGAAGAACTGGTGCGTATCAAGGCGCAGCTGCGCACTTCAAACGAACAGCACGAAACCCAGGCCGAAGAGCTGAAAGCCTCTAATGAAGAGTTACAGGCTATGAATGAGGAGCTGCGCTCGGCAGCGGAAGAGCTGGAAACCAGTAAGGAAGAATTGCAATCCATCAATGAGGAGTTGTCCACAGTTAATCAGGAATTGAAGGTTAAAGTAGAGGAAATCTCTATGACGAGAAGTAACCTGCAAAACCTGATCAACTCTACGGATCTTGCCACTCTCTTTTTAGACCGCAGCCTTCGCGTAAATCTGTTTACCCCAGCCGCCCGTAATATTTTCAATCTGATCCCTTCGGACAGTGGGCGGCCTTTAACCGACATTACCAACCGGCTCGCGGATGCTGAACTGGTGCGGGATGCGGAAGCTGTTCTCGAAAAGCTGCAACCCGTCGAACGCGAAGTTGAAACGGTTGACGGCCAGTTATTTTTAATGCGGGTATTGCCATATCGCACTGCTGAGGACCGTATTAATGGTGTTGTGCTGACTTTTGTCGACATTTCCCGGCGCAGGGCAGCAGAGGAAGCTGTGCGTCAATCTGAGGAGCGCATGCGACTGGTATTTGAAAGTGCCAGGGACTATGCTATCCTCACCCTTGACCTTGAAGGCCGGGTCGCAAGTTGGAGCCCGGGTGCGCAAATGGTCATGGGATATCCCGAAGATAAAATTTTGGGCAGGCCCGGCGATATCCTTTTTACACCCCAGGACCGTCAGAATCGTGTGCCTGAGTTCGAGCAGCAAACGGCCCGCGAGCTTGGATATGCCGAGAATGAGCGCTGGCACGTGCGCAAAGACGGGACTCGCTTCTGGGGTTCAGGGTCTATTTCCCCTTTAAAGGATGGGCATGGGAAATTGCTGGGATATGTCAAGATCATGCGTGATCTGACTGAGCGGCGCGCCGCCGAAGAAGCCCAGTCGTTTCTCGCGGCCATCGTTGAATCTTCACAGGACGCGATCATGACCGTCAATTTTGAAGGCGTTATCACCAGTTGGAACCAGGCTGCCCACGACTTATATGGCTATCCGGCTTCTGACGCCATAGGTCAACCACTGACCATGCTCACCTTGCCCGAAGATCTTGACCAGCTATTAAAGGATACGGAGAAGATCAAGGTTTATCAGAAAGTTGAGATTTTCGACTCTGTCCGGGTTAATAAAGATGGCAGGGAAATGATACTGGAAGTAATTATGTCACCGGTAAAAGACACCTCCGGTCAAGTCATTGGTATTTCAACCATTGCCCGCGATGTTACCATACGCAAGCAGGCCGAGGATGCTCAGGCATTTAAAAACCTTACGCTGCAGCAGCAAACCGAGTTACTGGCACTCACCGGCAGCTGGGAATACGACCGTGCCACCTCTGAGTTTATCTGGTCGGAAGGAATGTACCAACTATTTAACCTGCCACTAGGGCATCCTGTCCATACAGATATTTATCTGGACTTCACGGTAAATGCTGATAAGGAAGCCGCCCAGCAGTTTACCAACTGGCTCACAGGCGGCACAGAAGCTATTGAGCAGGTTTTGCGAATTAATACTGAGAACACTGTCAAATACCTAAAAATCAGAGGACTGGCTTTACCTGACGAAAGCGGAGCATTGGTCAAAGCGCTGGGGATCGACTGGGACATTACAGAGCAGGTTCTTGCTCAAGAGCAGATCAGGCAGAGTGAGGCGCAGCTCAGGACCCTCGTCGAAAATACACCGGATGTGATTACACGCTGGGACGCAGATCTTCGGTTGCTTTTTGCTAACAGTGCTTTTATTGGGAAATCTGGGCAAAGCCTTGAAGATCTACTGGGCAGGACAAATAAACAAATGGGCCAGCCCGACCATATTGCGGGTCCATATATGGACAAGCTCCGGCAAACCTTTGATACAGGCAAATCGCAAGAGCATTATCATTCACTTCCAATGCCTAGCGGGCAATTCGACTATTATTCACGTATGGTTCCCGAGCGTGGCCCTGACGGTTCTGTTCAAAGTGTGCTGGCTATCGCGCGCGATATCACAGAACTGCAAAGGGCTCAGCAGCAAACACGGCAAATGGCTGAAAACCTGCAAGCCGTGCTGGACGCATCACCAGCCTGCATCGGCCTTTTGAAAGCCGTCAGGGCGCAGGAGGATTCGGGTACTGTGACCGGGTTTCACCTGGCCGTAGGCAATCAGAAGCTGGCCGAGTTCTTTGACGAGCCACTTGGCGAGCTGTTGGGAAAACCCGCCCAGCATTTTGAGACTTTGCTATGGGGCCATCAGACACTTGAATTTTTGATGCAGGTTTACCACAACGACAATCCCCGCTATGATGAAAAACACATTATTGTGGACGGACAGGAGCGGTGGCTTGCCGTTGCAATCAGTCGCCAGGACGATGGTGTGGTATTAACCGGTCTTGACATAACCGGACTAAAAGAAGCGCAGTCACAGCAGCAGTACTGGCTTGGGCAGCTGGAAGATGCCCGGCAGAGCACGCAAACCGTTGCCCAACTTCGCGATGCGCTCAAAGAACGGGGCGAGTTGCTAAGATCTGCCTCTCACGATTTGCGCGGGCAGGTCGGTGTGATCACTTCGGCTGCCCAGTTACTGGGGATGTCTGGCAGCGAAACAGACAATAATGTGCTTATCCAGATGATCCAGCGCAATACCAGGCAGATGACCCAGCTCATGAGTAGTTTGCTGGATTTTGCCCGTCTGGAAGCAGCTCAGGAAGTAGTTTACATCAGCACTTTTGACGTGGCAGTACTGTTGCGGGAGCTCGCCCAAAATACGCAGCCTTTTGCAACAGAGCGGGGTTTGTGGTTGAAAACAGAAGAACTGGCGAGCCTGGAAGTAAAAAGTGACCCGGTGCAAATTCGCCGGATCGCGCAAAATTTATTATTAAACGCCCTGAAATATACCACCGTAGGCGGAGTAACGATTACCTGTGAAAGGCTGACAAATTTACCCGGTTGGTGTTTTAGAGTAACAGATACAGGGCCAGGGCTTCCGGCCAGGCTGCTAAGCCGGCTTAAAGGGGAACCCCAGCAGGAAGAGGAGGACGAAATTTTGGTTGCGACTGGCAGGTCCGGAGGGGAAGGGATAGGTCTGGCCATCGTTACGCGCCTTTGTACGCTCCTTGGTGGCGAGCTTATTGTAGACAGTCGCCCCGGAGAGGGCACATGGTTTGAAATCCGGTTTAATGAACCTCAAGCAAATGAATGA
- a CDS encoding chemotaxis protein CheB codes for MDKQNIIVIGASAGGFEALKKIVSVLPPDLDAAIFIVWHMAPTIRGVLPQVLSKISTIPAAHAVDGEPIIMNRIYVAPPDHHMLLEQGHIRVTRGPKENRFRPAVDPLFRSAAYAYGNRVIGVVLSGALDDGTAGLWSIKYRGGVAVVQDPDDSEVSSMPESAISQVAVNYVVPLAEIGPLLTKLAGKPAGEKIQATMQEDDKTKTEIKIAAEDTAAGINIFQYGQLSPYACPECHGVLTLLKDGNISRFRCHTGHAYSADALLDAITEKIEDSLYSAIRGVDESMLLLNHIGDHFAEANHKRLAAQYFQKAQLAQQRSELVRQAVMLQTQLGTDELAVNQDKN; via the coding sequence ATGGATAAACAGAATATCATAGTTATAGGGGCGTCCGCTGGCGGATTTGAGGCATTGAAAAAAATTGTTTCAGTTTTGCCGCCTGATCTGGATGCGGCTATTTTCATTGTTTGGCATATGGCTCCGACTATTCGGGGCGTGCTTCCACAGGTATTAAGCAAGATCAGCACAATTCCCGCTGCCCATGCTGTGGATGGCGAGCCGATTATTATGAACCGTATCTACGTTGCCCCGCCAGACCACCATATGCTGCTGGAACAAGGGCATATCCGCGTGACGCGCGGTCCGAAAGAAAACCGCTTTCGACCGGCAGTTGACCCCCTTTTCCGTTCAGCTGCTTATGCATACGGAAACCGGGTAATCGGTGTAGTGCTGTCGGGCGCCCTTGATGACGGCACGGCAGGATTATGGAGTATTAAATATCGCGGCGGTGTAGCCGTCGTGCAAGATCCGGATGACTCGGAAGTATCCTCAATGCCTGAAAGTGCAATTAGCCAGGTAGCTGTTAACTATGTTGTCCCGTTGGCCGAAATAGGGCCCTTATTGACCAAGCTAGCTGGCAAGCCTGCCGGTGAAAAAATCCAGGCGACCATGCAGGAAGATGACAAAACAAAAACGGAAATCAAGATAGCGGCCGAAGACACTGCGGCGGGCATCAATATTTTTCAATACGGGCAACTAAGCCCTTATGCATGCCCGGAATGTCACGGCGTGCTTACTTTATTAAAAGATGGCAACATTAGCCGGTTCCGTTGTCATACGGGCCACGCGTATTCAGCTGATGCGCTGCTGGATGCCATTACGGAAAAGATTGAAGATAGCCTTTACAGTGCTATCCGGGGTGTGGACGAAAGTATGCTTCTGCTTAATCATATAGGGGATCATTTTGCCGAAGCGAACCACAAAAGGCTCGCGGCGCAATATTTTCAGAAGGCTCAACTGGCCCAGCAACGGTCAGAACTTGTGCGGCAAGCCGTAATGCTGCAAACGCAATTGGGCACCGATGAGCTTGCCGTGAACCAAGACAAAAATTGA
- a CDS encoding Crp/Fnr family transcriptional regulator, with protein MFEVLFNHIEEKVALSDSDKEVIKTFFVPRKLRKRQYLLQEGDLCKNMAFVAKGLLRTYNIDDKGNEHMSVFGWEGWWLSDFNSFLTGHPAVFNIDAIENSELLLISRSDYESLTLAVPIMDRYFRILYQNSIVTKERRLMNSITYTAEEQYLRLAQAQPQIIQRVPQNLIASYLGLAPETLSRIKKNLALRNNS; from the coding sequence ATGTTCGAGGTTCTTTTTAACCATATTGAAGAAAAAGTCGCGCTCTCTGATTCAGACAAAGAGGTGATCAAGACTTTCTTTGTGCCCAGGAAATTGAGAAAGAGGCAGTATTTATTGCAGGAAGGCGACCTTTGTAAAAACATGGCATTCGTAGCCAAGGGTTTGCTTCGAACCTACAATATAGACGACAAGGGCAACGAACATATGAGTGTGTTCGGCTGGGAAGGTTGGTGGCTGTCGGATTTTAACAGTTTTTTGACAGGACACCCAGCAGTATTTAATATCGACGCCATTGAAAACTCCGAATTGCTACTCATTTCAAGGTCGGATTATGAGTCACTCACGCTTGCGGTTCCGATCATGGATAGGTATTTCAGGATACTTTATCAGAACAGCATTGTCACAAAGGAGCGTCGGCTGATGAATTCGATCACCTACACTGCGGAAGAACAATATCTAAGACTTGCGCAGGCGCAACCGCAAATCATCCAACGGGTTCCCCAAAATTTGATTGCTTCCTACCTTGGCTTAGCGCCAGAGACACTAAGCCGCATTAAAAAGAATCTTGCGCTAAGAAATAATAGTTGA
- a CDS encoding alpha/beta fold hydrolase, which yields MKASLLLAVIFAIAICLKTSAQIKASFPERIVHQFQGHFNNDKPDSVFSMLSPNTQRILSPSRLQSVFTQIRSQFGNLDSTRMLSIKDSMAYFKASFSKAPLLLTISLDVNQKIGIFTFTPYSEPARKSSNAHFEEVDISFTRPDLTLKGTLALPKSGIHETLIIIVAGSGPTDRNGNQNLAANNSLQMVSAGLAEKGFATVRYDKRGVGESQKAGISEKDLRFDDYAKDLASITRDLMGDKRFKRIVLLGHSEGALLAMIVARELKPAGLIILNGQAEPADVLLRRQLRKNLPDSTFQTANTILAGLKAGKITDNISNTTLSGVFRPNVQPYLISWIAYDPTQIIKQVSVPTLIVQGLTDLQTGEDQAKKLAEALPSCKLVLIDDMNHVLKKSSINTIENLQTYNNPDLRLNEKLLPPIISFIDRIKQQP from the coding sequence ATGAAAGCTTCACTTTTGCTTGCGGTGATATTTGCGATAGCTATCTGCCTGAAAACTTCGGCACAAATAAAGGCATCGTTCCCGGAGCGAATAGTGCATCAATTTCAAGGACATTTCAATAATGACAAGCCGGATAGTGTCTTTTCAATGCTGTCTCCAAATACGCAACGCATTTTAAGCCCAAGTCGACTGCAATCGGTTTTTACACAAATAAGGTCCCAGTTTGGCAATCTGGATTCAACACGGATGCTCTCAATCAAAGATTCGATGGCATACTTTAAGGCAAGTTTTTCTAAGGCTCCTTTACTTTTAACAATCTCCCTTGATGTAAATCAAAAGATCGGCATATTCACTTTCACACCCTATTCGGAGCCTGCAAGAAAATCATCAAACGCCCATTTTGAAGAGGTCGACATTAGTTTCACCCGACCTGATCTAACATTAAAAGGGACATTAGCGCTACCCAAGTCTGGAATTCATGAGACATTAATAATAATTGTTGCTGGTTCCGGCCCAACGGACCGAAATGGAAATCAGAATCTTGCCGCCAATAATTCACTGCAAATGGTGAGTGCAGGTTTAGCAGAAAAAGGTTTTGCCACAGTTCGTTATGACAAGAGGGGTGTTGGTGAAAGTCAAAAAGCCGGAATCAGTGAGAAAGACCTTCGGTTTGATGATTACGCAAAAGATCTGGCTTCGATTACACGTGATCTTATGGGTGACAAAAGATTTAAAAGGATTGTCTTGCTTGGTCATAGTGAAGGCGCATTGCTGGCTATGATTGTTGCGCGGGAGCTCAAACCTGCCGGACTCATTATTCTCAATGGACAGGCCGAGCCAGCAGATGTATTATTAAGACGACAATTGCGTAAGAATTTGCCTGACTCAACTTTCCAGACAGCAAATACGATATTGGCTGGTCTTAAAGCAGGGAAGATTACAGATAATATTTCAAATACGACATTATCAGGAGTTTTCAGGCCTAATGTTCAACCATACCTGATTTCCTGGATTGCTTATGATCCAACCCAAATCATTAAACAGGTTTCAGTGCCCACTTTAATTGTCCAGGGCCTTACAGATTTACAGACTGGCGAGGATCAGGCAAAGAAATTAGCAGAAGCTCTGCCATCTTGCAAATTGGTGCTTATCGATGATATGAATCATGTGTTGAAAAAGTCAAGCATCAACACTATTGAGAATTTGCAGACATATAATAACCCTGATCTTCGGCTAAACGAGAAGTTACTGCCACCCATCATTTCTTTTATCGATCGCATTAAGCAACAGCCATAG